A window of Macrotis lagotis isolate mMagLag1 chromosome 1, bilby.v1.9.chrom.fasta, whole genome shotgun sequence genomic DNA:
TGAAGGCCTTTGGGACTTCCACTGTTACCTTATAACTGAAGGAATGAGCTCTTTAACCCAGGAGAGCTCTCAgctgaaagaagagaaatgatcTCATCAAAGCGAAAATTCTCCCAAGGCTCTAGATAGTCTACATAAGAAGTTACTTCCCCCAAGTTTTTATCCTATTATCTATCTCATTATCCAAGAACCACATGAGCCCTTTGTGAGTTCAAAGCTTTTCCTATGAATTTGTTTCACCAATGAAAAGTCATTGGTTCCTTTATAAATACTGAATCATCCAAAAAACCGCTAGATTTGGTTGGAAGTCCAGTTATCTATCTTTTCACTAGGAGTCAGTGTAGTAAATGTGATATCTGGATAGCCCATGGATAGTATATGGGGAGAATACGATATATGTGTATGGGATTTGGTGGTTGGGGAAAGGGTGTAATTCTGTTTATGCTCATGTATGTACCTGAGGGTTTGATGTGAATTCAGGAAATTCTGAAGGCATTTGGCCATCAGCTACTAATTCATCATTACCTTCCGTCACTATCCTCACAAGTGAATTATGGGCCTACACTTCATTCCTATGAAAGAATattgaatgttctttttttttcttcttccatgatATCTCCAACTATGCCCACTTATCACTCCAAGAACATGTACCTATATAACATAGTAGTGGGGATTATCTTCTCTTCTCAAATTGGAGTTGGGGTCTTTGGAAACTCTCTGTTTCTCTGCTGCTTTGGCTTGACTTTGTTCAGGAGTAACAGGTCAAGGCCAATGGAACCCATTGTGGTTCAACTTATGCTGACTAATACCATAGTGCTCCTCTCCCAGGGATGCCCACTAGTACTCTTCCATTTACAGAAAGGATACTTCCTGGGAAATGCAGGCTGTAAAATGGTATTTTATCTTCATCGTGTTGGCCGGGGCCATTCCATCTGTACCACCTGCCTCCTGAGTGTCTTCCAGGCTGCCACCATCAGTCCCAGCCACTCTAGGTTGGGAAAACTCAAAGTCAGAATTCTGAAGTTCATCAGGCCATTATGTCTGCTCTGCTGGACATTCAACATGATTATAGAAATGAATGCACCAATGTATATAACAGAATCAAGGAGTGTCAACAGCAGCCATCAAGGTGGATTGGATCTCCTTTATTGCCATAGGGAAAGGGCACCTAAAGAGCTTACCATCCTCCATTCCCTTCGAGACATCTTCTTTGTAGGATGCATGGTCTTCGCCAGTGGTTACATGGTATTTTCACTGTATCGACATCATCAGAGAGTCCATCATATTCACAGTAGTTGCCTCTCTCCAAGAACATTTCCAGAGGTCAAGGCCACTCAAACCATCCTGCTGCTGGTGAGCATCTTTTTCACTGCTTACTGTATCAGTTGTGGTCTCACACTTTACAAAGTGTATGCAATATCTTCTGGTACCTGTGTAGTCATTGTGGCTACATTCATTGCATTGTGTTTTCCAACCATCAGCCCCTTTTTATTGATTCACAGGGTCACTCAAACATCCAAGTCTTGCTGTACTTGCTGGTAGAGGCCACATCTCTAGCCTTGG
This region includes:
- the LOC141510522 gene encoding vomeronasal type-1 receptor 1-like; the protein is MYLYNIVVGIIFSSQIGVGVFGNSLFLCCFGLTLFRSNRSRPMEPIVVQLMLTNTIVLLSQGCPLVLFHLQKGYFLGNAGCKMVFYLHRVGRGHSICTTCLLSVFQAATISPSHSRLGKLKVRILKFIRPLCLLCWTFNMIIEMNAPMYITESRSVNSSHQGGLDLLYCHRERAPKELTILHSLRDIFFVGCMVFASGYMVFSLYRHHQRVHHIHSSCLSPRTFPEVKATQTILLLVSIFFTAYCISCGLTLYKVYAISSGTCVVIVATFIALCFPTISPFLLIHRVTQTSKSCCTCW